In one window of Juglans regia cultivar Chandler chromosome 3, Walnut 2.0, whole genome shotgun sequence DNA:
- the LOC109006904 gene encoding haloacid dehalogenase-like hydrolase domain-containing protein 3 isoform X1 — MALIATRTKLSRLLSSGCISNGGIRVGPFGKFGAMCWSTAVASVEPGPVGLGMLGLKDYEDYRRSLYGEITHKALLVDAAGTLLVPSQPMAQIYRSIGEKYGVKYSEDEILHRYRRAYDQPWGRSRLRYVNDGRPFWQYIVSHSTGCSDAQYFEELYNYYTTDKAWHLCDPDAEKVFKALRKAGVKLGVVSNFDTRLRPLLQALNCDNWFDALAVSAEVEAEKPNPTIFLKACDLLGVEPEDAVHVGDDRRNDIWGARDAGCDAWLWGSDVHSFKEVAQRIGVWV; from the exons ATGGCTTTAATAGCGACGAGAACGAAGCTCTCTCGACTTCTCTCTTCTGGTTGTATCTCCAATGGTGGGATACGGGTTGGTCCGTTTGGGAAATTCGGGGCAATGTGTTGGTCCACTGCTGTTGCTTCGGTTGAGCCGGGGCCTGTGGGATTGGGGATGCTGGGACTGAAGGACTATGAGGATTATAGGAGGTCTTTGTATGGTGAGATCACTCACAAGGCCTTGTTGGTTGACGCTGCTGGCACACTTCTTGTTCCTTCTCAGCCTATGGCTCAG atTTATAGGTCTATTGGCGAGAAATATGGGGTGAAGTACTCAGAGGACGAGATATTGCACAGATACAGAAGGGCTTATGACCAGCCTTGGGGTAGATCTCGTCTCAG ATATGTTAATGATGGGAGGCCCTTCTGGCAATATATAGTCAGTCATTCCACTGGCTGTTCGGATGCTCAGTACTTTGAAGAACTCTATAACTACTATACCACTGACAAG GCTTGGCACCTTTGTGATCCTGATGCTGAGAAGGTATTTAAAGCTCTTAGAAAAGCGGGTGTGAAGCTGGGTGTCGTGTCAAATTTTGACACTCGATTAAGACCTCTGTTGCAAGCTCTAAATTgtgataattggtttgatgCTCTGGCAGTGTCTGCTGAA GTTGAAGCAGAGAAGCCAAATCCAACTATATTTCTAAAAGCTTGCGATTTGTTAGGAGTAGAGCCTGAGGATGCTGTACATGTAGGGGATGACCGTAGGAATGATATATGGGGTGCCAGAGATGCAGGTTGTGATGCTTGGCTATGGGGAAGTGATGTTCACTCTTTTAAGGAG GTTGCTCAGAGGATAGGGGTCTGGGTTTAA
- the LOC109006904 gene encoding haloacid dehalogenase-like hydrolase domain-containing protein 3 isoform X2 has product MAQIYRSIGEKYGVKYSEDEILHRYRRAYDQPWGRSRLRYVNDGRPFWQYIVSHSTGCSDAQYFEELYNYYTTDKAWHLCDPDAEKVFKALRKAGVKLGVVSNFDTRLRPLLQALNCDNWFDALAVSAEVEAEKPNPTIFLKACDLLGVEPEDAVHVGDDRRNDIWGARDAGCDAWLWGSDVHSFKEVAQRIGVWV; this is encoded by the exons ATGGCTCAG atTTATAGGTCTATTGGCGAGAAATATGGGGTGAAGTACTCAGAGGACGAGATATTGCACAGATACAGAAGGGCTTATGACCAGCCTTGGGGTAGATCTCGTCTCAG ATATGTTAATGATGGGAGGCCCTTCTGGCAATATATAGTCAGTCATTCCACTGGCTGTTCGGATGCTCAGTACTTTGAAGAACTCTATAACTACTATACCACTGACAAG GCTTGGCACCTTTGTGATCCTGATGCTGAGAAGGTATTTAAAGCTCTTAGAAAAGCGGGTGTGAAGCTGGGTGTCGTGTCAAATTTTGACACTCGATTAAGACCTCTGTTGCAAGCTCTAAATTgtgataattggtttgatgCTCTGGCAGTGTCTGCTGAA GTTGAAGCAGAGAAGCCAAATCCAACTATATTTCTAAAAGCTTGCGATTTGTTAGGAGTAGAGCCTGAGGATGCTGTACATGTAGGGGATGACCGTAGGAATGATATATGGGGTGCCAGAGATGCAGGTTGTGATGCTTGGCTATGGGGAAGTGATGTTCACTCTTTTAAGGAG GTTGCTCAGAGGATAGGGGTCTGGGTTTAA